From the genome of Fundulus heteroclitus isolate FHET01 chromosome 9, MU-UCD_Fhet_4.1, whole genome shotgun sequence, one region includes:
- the eef1db gene encoding eukaryotic translation elongation factor 1 delta b (guanine nucleotide exchange protein) isoform X2, translating into MSKKLSPCSAKDPSEHEQPPSHSPPDQAAKARKKAEPAQRNGEATSSSPESGSLNGNGKRSGKSRRRRKRSSNPAGGVQPEGKAEEGKNKEKPDEGAALRGLRSECGSVWFERDAYEQAESLYQRWLAGSSKPSRSHQSSGRRPNAPSAVTPPTSGPACHHGDQVACHHVVEEVWLNKATFDRAERRFVEDSAPRPVPNSLDLRPAAARSGASGTPDEGYQSQTPTPATPGVRQARQSVNGLPRVPVELLREVWLDKPLYDRAEAAFYQNLYASNSKKQVCPATSRGGDHPQSLMEEEEEEEEEEEEKRPVPQCKAEVFHALHPIQEEEEPAEPHEAEEASGWRFFLHPDSEAVWLDRRRYDAAESRFHSRGPDKVCAAKKKRRPEAQKSPAPSKTPKRDKKMSSVDFLAQEKIWFEKPRYDEAERRFYERMNSSPQSAQDVGANAILQDIARARENIQKSLAGLKNTLCKKGPSQAPLTQQSHPNAGGSNSAADQGELISRIKSLELENHSLHKVVDDLRAALSKLECRVAVLEKPPATVAPAPAASVPYTNGTAVQQKAGGPVPKDDDGDSDIDLFGSDEDEEAEKLKEQRLKEYAEKKAKKPAVIAKSSILLDVKPWDDETDMAKLEECVRSVQADGLLWGTSKLVPVGYGIKKLQIACVVEDDKVGTDLLEEEITKFEDYVQSVDVAAFNKI; encoded by the exons ATGTCCAAGAAGCTCTCCCCGTGCTCCGCGAAGGACCCGTCGGAGCACGAACAGCCTCCCAGCCACAGTCCGCCGGATCAGGCCGCCAAGGCAAGGAAGAAGGCCGAGCCGGCCCAGAGGAACGGAGAGGCGACCTCCTCGTCTCCGGAGAGCGGCAGCCTGAACGGCAACGGGAAGCGCAGCGGGAAAAGCCGGCGCCGCAGGAAACGCTCCTCCAATCCCGCCGGCGGCGTCCAGCCCGAGGGAAAGGCGGAGGAAGGGAAGAACAAAGAGAAGCCCGACGAAGGCGCCGCGCTGAGGGGGCTGCGGTCTGAGTGCGGCAGCGTGTGGTTTGAGCGCGACGCCTACGAGCAGGCGGAGAGCCTCTACCAGCGCTGGCTGGCCGGCTCCTCCAAGCCCAGCCGCTCGCACCAGTCCTCAGGGAGGCGTCCCAACGCGCCGTCCGCCGTCACCCCACCTACCTCAGGGCCCGCGTGTCACCACGGCGACCAGGTGGCCTGCCACCACGTGGTGGAGGAGGTGTGGCTCAACAAGGCCACGTTCGACCGAGCGGAGCGCCGCTTCGTCGAAGACTCCGCTCCCCGGCCCGTCCCAAACTCCCTGGACCTCCGGCCCGCGGCGGCCCGCTCCGGCGCCTCCGGGACGCCCGACGAGGGGTACCAGTCTCAAACCCCGACTCCCGCAACGCCGGGGGTCCGACAGGCGCGGCAGTCGGTCAACGGGCTGCCGCGCGTCCCCGTGGAGCTGCTGAGGGAAGTGTGGCTGGACAAGCCGCTGTACGACCGCGCCGAAGCAGCCTTTTACCAGAACCTGTACGCCAGCAACTCCAAGAAGCAGGTCTGCCCCGCCACCTCCAGAGGCGGCGACCACCCTCAGAGCctcatggaggaggaggaggaggaagaggaggaggaggaggagaaacggCCGGTCCCCCAGTGCAAGGCGGAGGTCTTTCACGCCCTTCACCCGatccaggaggaagaggagccggCCGAGCCCCACGAGGCGGAGGAAGCCTCAGGGTGGCGCTTCTTCCTTCACCCAGACAGCGAGGCGGTGTGGCTGGACAGGCGGCGGTACGACGCCGCAGAGAGCCGCTTCCACAGCCGAGGCCCCGATAAAGTCTGCGCGGCGAAGAAGAAGCGGAGGCCGGAGGCGCAAAAGTCGCCCGCGCCCTCCAAGACGCCAAAAAGGGACAA AAAAATGAGCTCGGTGGACTTTTTGGCTCAGGAGAAGATCTGGTTTGAGAAGCCTCGCTACGACGAGGCAGAGAGACGCTTCTATGAGCGGATGAACAGCTCACCGCAAAGCGCCCAG GATGTCGGAGCAAACGCCATCCTGCAGGACATCGCTCGAGCTCGGGAGAACATCCAGAAATCTCTAGCCGGG cTGAAGAATACGCTGTGTAAGAAAGGGCCTTCCCAAGCTCCCCTGACCCAACAGTCCCATCCT AACGCCGGCGGCAGCAACAGCGCGGCTGATCAAGGAGAGCTCATTTCTCGCATCAAGAGCCTCGAGCTGGAGAACCACAGTTTACACAAAG TGGTGGACGACCTGCGGGCAGCGCTCTCCAAACTGGAATGTCGAGTCGCCGTTCTCGAGAAACCCCCGGCGACCGTCGCCCCAGCTCCCGCTGCCTCCGTCCCCTACACCAAC GGCACGGCCGTTCAGCAGAAGGCCGGCGGCCCCGTTCCAAAGGATGACGACGGAGACAGCGATATCGACCTGTTCGGCAGCGACGAAGACGAAGAGGCAGAGAAGCTGAAAGAGCAGAGATTGAAGGAATACGCAGAGAAGAAGGCCAAGAAGCCCGCCGTCATCGCCAAGTCCTCGATTTTACTGGACGTCAAACCC TGGGACGACGAGACAGACATGGCGAAGCTGGAGGAGTGCGTGCGCTCTGTGCAGGCGGACGGCCTGCTGTGGGGAACGTCCAAGCTGGTTCCTGTGGGTTACGGCATCAAGAAGCTCCAGATCGCATGCGTGGTGGAGGACGACAAGGTGGGGACAGACCTGTTGGAGGAGGAGATCACCAAGTTTGAAGACTAC GTGCAAAGTGTGGACGTAGCAGCGTTCAACAAGATCTGA
- the eef1db gene encoding eukaryotic translation elongation factor 1 delta b (guanine nucleotide exchange protein) isoform X4, with translation MSSVDFLAQEKIWFEKPRYDEAERRFYERMNSSPQSAQDVGANAILQDIARARENIQKSLAGLKNTLCKKGPSQAPLTQQSHPNAGGSNSAADQGELISRIKSLELENHSLHKVVDDLRAALSKLECRVAVLEKPPATVAPAPAASVPYTNGTAVQQKAGGPVPKDDDGDSDIDLFGSDEDEEAEKLKEQRLKEYAEKKAKKPAVIAKSSILLDVKPWDDETDMAKLEECVRSVQADGLLWGTSKLVPVGYGIKKLQIACVVEDDKVGTDLLEEEITKFEDYVQSVDVAAFNKI, from the exons ATGAGCTCGGTGGACTTTTTGGCTCAGGAGAAGATCTGGTTTGAGAAGCCTCGCTACGACGAGGCAGAGAGACGCTTCTATGAGCGGATGAACAGCTCACCGCAAAGCGCCCAG GATGTCGGAGCAAACGCCATCCTGCAGGACATCGCTCGAGCTCGGGAGAACATCCAGAAATCTCTAGCCGGG cTGAAGAATACGCTGTGTAAGAAAGGGCCTTCCCAAGCTCCCCTGACCCAACAGTCCCATCCT AACGCCGGCGGCAGCAACAGCGCGGCTGATCAAGGAGAGCTCATTTCTCGCATCAAGAGCCTCGAGCTGGAGAACCACAGTTTACACAAAG TGGTGGACGACCTGCGGGCAGCGCTCTCCAAACTGGAATGTCGAGTCGCCGTTCTCGAGAAACCCCCGGCGACCGTCGCCCCAGCTCCCGCTGCCTCCGTCCCCTACACCAAC GGCACGGCCGTTCAGCAGAAGGCCGGCGGCCCCGTTCCAAAGGATGACGACGGAGACAGCGATATCGACCTGTTCGGCAGCGACGAAGACGAAGAGGCAGAGAAGCTGAAAGAGCAGAGATTGAAGGAATACGCAGAGAAGAAGGCCAAGAAGCCCGCCGTCATCGCCAAGTCCTCGATTTTACTGGACGTCAAACCC TGGGACGACGAGACAGACATGGCGAAGCTGGAGGAGTGCGTGCGCTCTGTGCAGGCGGACGGCCTGCTGTGGGGAACGTCCAAGCTGGTTCCTGTGGGTTACGGCATCAAGAAGCTCCAGATCGCATGCGTGGTGGAGGACGACAAGGTGGGGACAGACCTGTTGGAGGAGGAGATCACCAAGTTTGAAGACTAC GTGCAAAGTGTGGACGTAGCAGCGTTCAACAAGATCTGA
- the eef1db gene encoding eukaryotic translation elongation factor 1 delta b (guanine nucleotide exchange protein) isoform X1, whose product MSKKLSPCSAKDPSEHEQPPSHSPPDQAAKARKKAEPAQRNGEATSSSPESGSLNGNGKRSGKSRRRRKRSSNPAGGVQPEGKAEEGKNKEKPDEGAALRGLRSECGSVWFERDAYEQAESLYQRWLAGSSKPSRSHQSSGRRPNAPSAVTPPTSGPACHHGDQVACHHVVEEVWLNKATFDRAERRFVEDSAPRPVPNSLDLRPAAARSGASGTPDEGYQSQTPTPATPGVRQARQSVNGLPRVPVELLREVWLDKPLYDRAEAAFYQNLYASNSKKQVCPATSRGGDHPQSLMEEEEEEEEEEEEKRPVPQCKAEVFHALHPIQEEEEPAEPHEAEEASGWRFFLHPDSEAVWLDRRRYDAAESRFHSRGPDKVCAAKKKRRPEAQKSPAPSKTPKRDKKMSSVDFLAQEKIWFEKPRYDEAERRFYERMNSSPQSAQDVGANAILQDIARARENIQKSLAGNAGGSNSAADQGELISRIKSLELENHSLHKVVDDLRAALSKLECRVAVLEKPPATVAPAPAASVPYTNGTAVQQKAGGPVPKDDDGDSDIDLFGSDEDEEAEKLKEQRLKEYAEKKAKKPAVIAKSSILLDVKPWDDETDMAKLEECVRSVQADGLLWGTSKLVPVGYGIKKLQIACVVEDDKVGTDLLEEEITKFEDYVQSVDVAAFNKI is encoded by the exons ATGTCCAAGAAGCTCTCCCCGTGCTCCGCGAAGGACCCGTCGGAGCACGAACAGCCTCCCAGCCACAGTCCGCCGGATCAGGCCGCCAAGGCAAGGAAGAAGGCCGAGCCGGCCCAGAGGAACGGAGAGGCGACCTCCTCGTCTCCGGAGAGCGGCAGCCTGAACGGCAACGGGAAGCGCAGCGGGAAAAGCCGGCGCCGCAGGAAACGCTCCTCCAATCCCGCCGGCGGCGTCCAGCCCGAGGGAAAGGCGGAGGAAGGGAAGAACAAAGAGAAGCCCGACGAAGGCGCCGCGCTGAGGGGGCTGCGGTCTGAGTGCGGCAGCGTGTGGTTTGAGCGCGACGCCTACGAGCAGGCGGAGAGCCTCTACCAGCGCTGGCTGGCCGGCTCCTCCAAGCCCAGCCGCTCGCACCAGTCCTCAGGGAGGCGTCCCAACGCGCCGTCCGCCGTCACCCCACCTACCTCAGGGCCCGCGTGTCACCACGGCGACCAGGTGGCCTGCCACCACGTGGTGGAGGAGGTGTGGCTCAACAAGGCCACGTTCGACCGAGCGGAGCGCCGCTTCGTCGAAGACTCCGCTCCCCGGCCCGTCCCAAACTCCCTGGACCTCCGGCCCGCGGCGGCCCGCTCCGGCGCCTCCGGGACGCCCGACGAGGGGTACCAGTCTCAAACCCCGACTCCCGCAACGCCGGGGGTCCGACAGGCGCGGCAGTCGGTCAACGGGCTGCCGCGCGTCCCCGTGGAGCTGCTGAGGGAAGTGTGGCTGGACAAGCCGCTGTACGACCGCGCCGAAGCAGCCTTTTACCAGAACCTGTACGCCAGCAACTCCAAGAAGCAGGTCTGCCCCGCCACCTCCAGAGGCGGCGACCACCCTCAGAGCctcatggaggaggaggaggaggaagaggaggaggaggaggagaaacggCCGGTCCCCCAGTGCAAGGCGGAGGTCTTTCACGCCCTTCACCCGatccaggaggaagaggagccggCCGAGCCCCACGAGGCGGAGGAAGCCTCAGGGTGGCGCTTCTTCCTTCACCCAGACAGCGAGGCGGTGTGGCTGGACAGGCGGCGGTACGACGCCGCAGAGAGCCGCTTCCACAGCCGAGGCCCCGATAAAGTCTGCGCGGCGAAGAAGAAGCGGAGGCCGGAGGCGCAAAAGTCGCCCGCGCCCTCCAAGACGCCAAAAAGGGACAA AAAAATGAGCTCGGTGGACTTTTTGGCTCAGGAGAAGATCTGGTTTGAGAAGCCTCGCTACGACGAGGCAGAGAGACGCTTCTATGAGCGGATGAACAGCTCACCGCAAAGCGCCCAG GATGTCGGAGCAAACGCCATCCTGCAGGACATCGCTCGAGCTCGGGAGAACATCCAGAAATCTCTAGCCGGG AACGCCGGCGGCAGCAACAGCGCGGCTGATCAAGGAGAGCTCATTTCTCGCATCAAGAGCCTCGAGCTGGAGAACCACAGTTTACACAAAG TGGTGGACGACCTGCGGGCAGCGCTCTCCAAACTGGAATGTCGAGTCGCCGTTCTCGAGAAACCCCCGGCGACCGTCGCCCCAGCTCCCGCTGCCTCCGTCCCCTACACCAAC GGCACGGCCGTTCAGCAGAAGGCCGGCGGCCCCGTTCCAAAGGATGACGACGGAGACAGCGATATCGACCTGTTCGGCAGCGACGAAGACGAAGAGGCAGAGAAGCTGAAAGAGCAGAGATTGAAGGAATACGCAGAGAAGAAGGCCAAGAAGCCCGCCGTCATCGCCAAGTCCTCGATTTTACTGGACGTCAAACCC TGGGACGACGAGACAGACATGGCGAAGCTGGAGGAGTGCGTGCGCTCTGTGCAGGCGGACGGCCTGCTGTGGGGAACGTCCAAGCTGGTTCCTGTGGGTTACGGCATCAAGAAGCTCCAGATCGCATGCGTGGTGGAGGACGACAAGGTGGGGACAGACCTGTTGGAGGAGGAGATCACCAAGTTTGAAGACTAC GTGCAAAGTGTGGACGTAGCAGCGTTCAACAAGATCTGA
- the eef1db gene encoding eukaryotic translation elongation factor 1 delta b (guanine nucleotide exchange protein) isoform X3, translating to MAAAVVLNSPLNVGVDVGHFYFALYHMWRCSAGRHSPPTSSVHTDLTLRKRWLMLRKMSSVDFLAQEKIWFEKPRYDEAERRFYERMNSSPQSAQDVGANAILQDIARARENIQKSLAGLKNTLCKKGPSQAPLTQQSHPNAGGSNSAADQGELISRIKSLELENHSLHKVVDDLRAALSKLECRVAVLEKPPATVAPAPAASVPYTNGTAVQQKAGGPVPKDDDGDSDIDLFGSDEDEEAEKLKEQRLKEYAEKKAKKPAVIAKSSILLDVKPWDDETDMAKLEECVRSVQADGLLWGTSKLVPVGYGIKKLQIACVVEDDKVGTDLLEEEITKFEDYVQSVDVAAFNKI from the exons ATGGCCGCCGCCGTCGTTTTGAATTCCCCTTTAAATGTCGGTGTTGATGTCGGACACTTTTATTTCGCTTTGTATCACATGTGGCGGTGTTCGGCCGGGAGACATTCGCCGCCGACGAGCAGCGTTCACACCGACTTGACCCTGAGAAAAAGATGGCTAATGTTGAG AAAAATGAGCTCGGTGGACTTTTTGGCTCAGGAGAAGATCTGGTTTGAGAAGCCTCGCTACGACGAGGCAGAGAGACGCTTCTATGAGCGGATGAACAGCTCACCGCAAAGCGCCCAG GATGTCGGAGCAAACGCCATCCTGCAGGACATCGCTCGAGCTCGGGAGAACATCCAGAAATCTCTAGCCGGG cTGAAGAATACGCTGTGTAAGAAAGGGCCTTCCCAAGCTCCCCTGACCCAACAGTCCCATCCT AACGCCGGCGGCAGCAACAGCGCGGCTGATCAAGGAGAGCTCATTTCTCGCATCAAGAGCCTCGAGCTGGAGAACCACAGTTTACACAAAG TGGTGGACGACCTGCGGGCAGCGCTCTCCAAACTGGAATGTCGAGTCGCCGTTCTCGAGAAACCCCCGGCGACCGTCGCCCCAGCTCCCGCTGCCTCCGTCCCCTACACCAAC GGCACGGCCGTTCAGCAGAAGGCCGGCGGCCCCGTTCCAAAGGATGACGACGGAGACAGCGATATCGACCTGTTCGGCAGCGACGAAGACGAAGAGGCAGAGAAGCTGAAAGAGCAGAGATTGAAGGAATACGCAGAGAAGAAGGCCAAGAAGCCCGCCGTCATCGCCAAGTCCTCGATTTTACTGGACGTCAAACCC TGGGACGACGAGACAGACATGGCGAAGCTGGAGGAGTGCGTGCGCTCTGTGCAGGCGGACGGCCTGCTGTGGGGAACGTCCAAGCTGGTTCCTGTGGGTTACGGCATCAAGAAGCTCCAGATCGCATGCGTGGTGGAGGACGACAAGGTGGGGACAGACCTGTTGGAGGAGGAGATCACCAAGTTTGAAGACTAC GTGCAAAGTGTGGACGTAGCAGCGTTCAACAAGATCTGA
- the pycr3 gene encoding pyrroline-5-carboxylate reductase 3 isoform X2 — protein sequence MSVTHSNPEVVCGSDVVFVAVKPHLVPHVLSEVSRHVTKKQIIVSVAAGVTLAVLEELLPENSIVIRLMPNLPCLVQEGALLFARGANAKPEDGALLRSLLLCCGLVEEGPEAWIDIHTGLSGSGVAFVYLFAEALAEGAVKMGMPSALAHSIASQTVLGAGRLLRDSGKHPAQLRSEVCTPGGTTIYGLHTLEQGGLRASVMSAVESATERARELGRK from the exons ATGTCTGTAACTCACTCCAACCCAGAGGTGGTCTGTGGGTCAGACGTGGTGTTTGTCGCGGTCAAACCTCATCTCGTTCCACACGTTCTCTCTGAAGTCTCTCGGCACgtcacaaagaaacagatcaTTGTCTCTGTTGCAGCAGGAGTGACCCTAGCAGTGTTGGAGGAG CTCCTCCCGGAGAACTCCATCGTCATCCGGCTGATGCCTAACCTTCCCTGTCTGGTTCAAGAAGGGGCCCTCTTGTTTGCACGGGGGGCCAATGCAAAACCAGAAGATGGGGCTCTACTTCGCAGCTTGTTGCTCTGTTGTGGCTTGGTTGAGGAAGGGCCTGAAGCCTGGATCGATATCCACACGGGGCTGAGCGGGAGCGGAGTGGCTTTT GTATACCTGTTTGCAGAAGCCCTGGCAGAAGGAGCTGTTAAAATGGGCATGCCAAGCGCTCTGGCTCACAGCATCGCATCTCAAACTGTTCTG GGTGCTGGGAGATTGCTGCGTGACTCTGGGAAGCATCCAGCTCAGCTCCGGTCAGAGGTCTGCACCCCGGGCGGAACAACCATCTATGGGCTTCACACGCTGGAGCAGGGAGGGCTGAGGGCATCGGTCATGTCTGCGGTGGAATCGGCCACAGAGAGAGCCAGGGAGCTCGGAAGAAAATAG
- the pycr3 gene encoding pyrroline-5-carboxylate reductase 3 isoform X1: MEQEADPPLRIGFIGAGNMAFGIAKGMLSGNVLPVNIKVSAPSSTNLGRFQELGMSVTHSNPEVVCGSDVVFVAVKPHLVPHVLSEVSRHVTKKQIIVSVAAGVTLAVLEELLPENSIVIRLMPNLPCLVQEGALLFARGANAKPEDGALLRSLLLCCGLVEEGPEAWIDIHTGLSGSGVAFVYLFAEALAEGAVKMGMPSALAHSIASQTVLGAGRLLRDSGKHPAQLRSEVCTPGGTTIYGLHTLEQGGLRASVMSAVESATERARELGRK, encoded by the exons ATGGAGCAGGAGGCCGACCCACCACTGAGGATCGGCTTCATCGGTGCAGGAAACATGGCTTTCGGCATTGCAAAGGGCATGTTGTCAG GGAATGTTCTTCCTGTAAACATCAAAGTTAGTGCACCATCCTCCACCAATCTGGGACGTTTCCAG gaactTGGCATGTCTGTAACTCACTCCAACCCAGAGGTGGTCTGTGGGTCAGACGTGGTGTTTGTCGCGGTCAAACCTCATCTCGTTCCACACGTTCTCTCTGAAGTCTCTCGGCACgtcacaaagaaacagatcaTTGTCTCTGTTGCAGCAGGAGTGACCCTAGCAGTGTTGGAGGAG CTCCTCCCGGAGAACTCCATCGTCATCCGGCTGATGCCTAACCTTCCCTGTCTGGTTCAAGAAGGGGCCCTCTTGTTTGCACGGGGGGCCAATGCAAAACCAGAAGATGGGGCTCTACTTCGCAGCTTGTTGCTCTGTTGTGGCTTGGTTGAGGAAGGGCCTGAAGCCTGGATCGATATCCACACGGGGCTGAGCGGGAGCGGAGTGGCTTTT GTATACCTGTTTGCAGAAGCCCTGGCAGAAGGAGCTGTTAAAATGGGCATGCCAAGCGCTCTGGCTCACAGCATCGCATCTCAAACTGTTCTG GGTGCTGGGAGATTGCTGCGTGACTCTGGGAAGCATCCAGCTCAGCTCCGGTCAGAGGTCTGCACCCCGGGCGGAACAACCATCTATGGGCTTCACACGCTGGAGCAGGGAGGGCTGAGGGCATCGGTCATGTCTGCGGTGGAATCGGCCACAGAGAGAGCCAGGGAGCTCGGAAGAAAATAG